The DNA window GGGCGGTGCTggctcctccagcacagctcgGGTGACCCGGCAGCCGGGCTCCCGAGGCACCAGAGGGAAGCAGAGGGCTGAGAGCACCGTTTGTCTGCTTGCTTCACTACGTGCCTTAGAAGAACCTCACCCCTTGCAAAGCCATGGCTCCCGCCCCGAGGATCACTTCACGGCCTTTGAGGAGCCGCGGTTAAATGAAGGACCGGGATAAAACaagctgtctgcagcacagcaggtgCCACAGGGCTGTTACAACACCGTCGTCACTTGGCAGTCCCTGAGGGACAAGGACACAGAGCAAGATGGTTCTCAAAATCTTTATGGTCACCTTGAGAACACAATGCAGAACTGGTCGTCTTCTTCAGGCTACTTTTCTAACTCCTAATTCTGTCTGGAAAGGAAGAGCCTGCTAAGGCCTGCATgtgtgtgcctgctgtggggGTGTCTGTAGGGAAATGAGGAACTTCTGGCCTTGGTCAGCTGCCCACACACATCCTCTGAGGCGCCATACCGGAGTTTGCTAGATTCCAATGAAATAAGATGATGGAGAGACACGTTAACAAACAGTATGACTACAGACAGGCTTTTCCAAGGGAACGGCTTTAATTCCATTCATAAAGACatatatttcctttcttttgaagTCCAGCTACCCCATAACATTAAGAACAGTGAAAATTTTCACATAGTCATGAAACAGGCAGAAATGTGCACAGACATTCGGGCACACAACCCTTGACTGGGCTGGTTTTCCTTAACAGTACCACTGGTTTTGTGTTGGTGGTGATGAACATTGGCTAACACAAGAACGTATTTTGTGTCCCTTTCTCTTCTGTTACCAAAATTAAGACTCCACTGTGGCAACTACTGCTATAATCAGGTAGCCAACAGGTACACATAGTAGATGAAGGACAAAGAAGTCATATTTGGTGTGTAGCTCTCTGTGGGCTTGATGTGAAAAGGACCATCCCAGTGGATGTGATCCATAGTTAAAATGCACAGCCTGACCTTTGGTGAGTGCAGCTGTCTGTTCATCTGCACTGAAagtcagggagggagagaagcCTGCTACACTGTGGAGAAGGACATGAGCCCCTACCAGAGAAACTGTTTGGGTTGTGGTTTTAAATTCTTGGGtatttctgtttattctttGCTATCCTCTCTACTTAGAGCCTAGCTGCTTCCAAGAACTGGATCTGGGCCatctctgctccctcctccctccaaaCTGTGAAGCAAAATGCTTCTACAAATCAGAGCCTGCATTTCAAATATCCCCACTACTTCTGTTCTGGGTGTCTTCCAGCCAGAGCGCCTATAGCAGGAGGAGGTGGGTGCTGGAGTCTGTGAGGCTGCTCTGTGGTTAGAGGTGTGCCCAAAGGGCTGATCTGCAGACCAACAAccagcagagaggtggaaaGATTCCAAAGAGCTGAATTTGGCAGCTGTGGTGCCCCACCTTGCCTAGACACAAACCCACCTGACATTGTTCCTGAACACAAAACACTGCGCACTACGAGAACTTCACACTGAGcaaggaggggaagggaaggcagcagggaaggagcaaaACAAAGGTGTCTCCTCTGAGCCTTGTGCTTGGGATCCACAAGCTCTTCAGTATTCCTGAAATATGGTTCCACGACTACTCATCTGGCGTGTGTAGAACTTTCCTAAAGTTAACATCCAGCTACAGGTACCAATACCTTATTTCCCTTCACAGACTCAAGACAGTTCCTAACAAAGCAATCAAACCACAGAAACACTGAATGGTTTAAGTTCAGGTGTTCATTTTTGCTTAAAAACAataacagagacaaaaaacctgcaacatttttttttacaggtttCAAAACTTGAAATCCATGGGGCCCCTCTGAAGTGAGAAACTTTTTAGtttggtatttttgtttgtttgctaatGAGGCTCTCCAAAGTAACAGTGGTAGGAAAATTCCCCATAAGGAATTTCAATTTTCCAGTGGTTTCAGTGTATCCTAGTTGGCATTTCCAGGTCTCTCCCTTTGGAGCACAGGAACCAATCCTTTTGGATTGTGTTTTCCACGTACAGCATCTCACTGTTGACATCCAAAGTCCTAGGGATAAACACACCAGCATGTTCCAGCTTTCCTGTGGCAGCCAACATCCTCCACTGAAAGCTGGGGGAGTTTTTTGGATGGAATGGgcttttcccagctccccagacccctccagcagctcagcgCCGCAGCCTGAGGAAGAAGGCGTGCTTGCACTCCTTGCTGTCCAAGGGGTAATACTTGTcataaaaatccaaaatgtactCCTCGGTCTTAAATCCAAACTTCTGGTAGAGCAGCATAGCAGGGTTGCTTGCAGAGACGTGAAGGGTGACGTCCTTGCCCATGCAGGTCTGCcaagggagggggagagggaaaaaaagggagataTCACTGCAAGAGAACGAGACAGCCTCTGGGGGAATGCGGAGGTGAGGAGATTCAGCTCAGGGATCCAAGGTACTGAGGAAATGTGAGAAAAGTCACAGGCCCCGGCACAGGAGTTACCACACATAGCAACAGCAAAGGgagcgctgctgctgctgctcctccaagCCTTTGTTCCTGAGAAATGTGGATTCTCTGACAATGAAAGCAGGTTTGGGATTATAATTTGTCATCTTTCCATTGTTGATTACTAAAGTAattgttaattaaaaataaccttGGTGTACAGCCCTGATCTCAAATACAATGGCctgaagaaaagacaaaacatgCCAGAGGATCAGGCTCTGCACTCCTCCCTGTCAGCAAACAGAGCTGAGCTCTCTGGGACTGCctgagcacctctgtgctgtCACGCTGGAATTCCTGCCTATCccacccagctcctctcccatccTTCAGGGCACAGCACTCGCCTCCTAAGAAGGCAGGAAATTCAGTTCAGACAGCAAATAATAGTATAGCTGAAGTTACCTTGAAGATCCTAAATTATTCTAGCCAGCAACACTCAGATTAAGatgctgaaataatttatttactgCTTTCGTCAAGTGTTTTAATAGCATTCCATGTATATTGAGTGTATTGTAACTCCTAAGTGGGAACAGTAATACCCTCTAGGAAATCTTCAAGATAAAACATTCAAGGGGAAAACTCTCAGGAATttaagaagggaaagaaaaaaaagaaataatatgaagctgttttggggaaaagaaaatttgcaTGAGATCATTAAGAAAATGCAGTTTAGTCCTCTGGGACAGATGCATGAGAGGATAAGTTTTGACAGCAAACCAGCCACTGCTATTTGCATCAAAACACTTTCCTGTTAAGTTATGGCTGTTCCCAGGAATTCAGCCCCAAACTCAGCACACTGATCCCAAAGTCAGCCACCTACTCTTGATCCAAACAGAGCATCAAAGTGTCTCAAGCTACAGAGAACAGACCCCCAGTCCAAGCAGGCTGCAAAGCAGCACCTGCAACCTGGAGACTGAGGAACAGGTCAcaaccaccatttattttaCAGGACTAAACCCCTTCTACCACTGTCAGaaagacagcagcagcaaaataaacCTAATGTGAGCCAAGCATACAGTGCTGATCTCTCACTGCTAGTGTGCCTAATCAGACTCAGATCTCTCAGATCTGCTTGGCTTTCCTCAACAGGGAATTTCATGAAAGCAGGATTAGGTTAATTGATCTGATGCATCCTACAAAAAGGTGTGAGGATTTTCTGTGGCTGACTTGCCAACTCcagcatcccagctctgctggagagGGAAGTCTCTGAGAGTCCACCTGCTGGAACTGTGCAAACCTTGGCGCCTGTTCCCACTGGTGTTGACATCTCACATCAGCAGACTGAGCTGAGGGCAATTTCCTTCAACACTTCACACAGAGCTGCCTGGGAAATGCAAGGGGTGAGTTTAAAGAATATTGATTACAGGCCTGTGTCAGCACTGCAGAGAGCTGTGCAGGTAGCAGAGTTACCCTCAGGCGGCCCAGGAGCGGAAAGTGCTTTTCCAAAGCAAGGATCACTTTacccagggctctgccagcacTCCCTACCTTGCTTCAGCCAAATAAGAAAGAGGATAAAACAGTTTCAATTGTGAGTTTTTGTTAGTGAAGCTCACCTTGACTACAACAAACTAAGAAATATTTCCCATCGCAGCTCTGCCAAGAGAGTTCAGGGAGTGGTAGAACTATGGAGTTAGGCTCTGTAAAGGACATGCATCTGCATCCTTACTCACAATTAAGCTGCCTTTCCTGCAATTTAATTCAAGAAAGTAAATGGAATTAAGGCTACTTGAATAACAAGTATTCATTCAGAGAATTAATGAGGTTTAACTCTTTTAATATCACCCTTTCAGTTAGCTGACATTAATTTTCCCAAGTATTCCTGTGGAACAAGGCCCAGGACAAGCCAGTTTAAACAAACAATGAGACTGCAAACACTTTATCATTAACTCAGCTGTATTTGAACCAAAGTATAAAAATGAAAGTGAGTGATTGAGATCAGTAAGTGGAATGCATGGAATAAACCTCCAGGTGCAATCAAGAGAGCTGCAATAATTCTGACTGACCCTGCCTAAAAAAGAGTTTACCTCATATTCTCCTTTAAACCTCCCATTTACAGTATCCCTTTTACACAAACTACTGACCACTGAAGAACACAGTTAATCCCAAAGCAGCTGAAGTGTGCAGCATTCCTCTAATTCCAAGGACATGACCAGGATGGTTGTTTTCCTGGGCACATTTTAACTTCCAAAGCAGGAGCTACTTCCTCCCATAaacattcacaaaaagggtTTTTACTCTCTAATATCTGCACGTGTGCACACAAGGAAGAAGTGAGAGCTGGTGCTTTGGCAGATTCACGGGATGATTTCATTCCATTACCTGGATAAGATGGTAAATCATGAAGGTTGCAATCCCAGCTCTTCTCCACTCAGGGTGCACCAAGAGAAAAGAGATGTAAGCTTCGTTGTACTTCACATCTGGCACCATAAAGCCAAAGGCAATGATAACTTTCTTGTAAAGGACAACAACACTGAAGTCTGGATACTGCAGGCACTCTGACAAATCAATTCCTAGGGAGAAAGAAACAGCAATTGGAAGCACTGCAAACCAAAAGAAAAGTGTAGTTGAAATCCAGGGGTTTAAGGCTTTTTAGAAACACCTTCtctttatttcaaatttatgaCAGCAGGAGATCACAGCATCATAGAATAGTCCAAGGCCCCTGCTAGAGCAGTCCTCTGTTACTACAAATTATGCAGCCAAATGTCCCACATTTTGGGAAATCCCAGGGGTCAGGACACCTAGAGTGCAGGGGGTGAACCCTGCCTTGGGAAAACCAGCTGCCTGATCCTGGTGTCTCCCCTGCCAGGTAAGTATCCAAGGGAAAAGGTGATACAACAAAACAAGACGTGCTTAGCAGGGAAGCTTGAGTGGAAAAAACAAAGCTGATTTCCTTTCAAATGACTCAAGGATGAAACTGAGACTTAACTCTCTTCAGAAGCAGCACACATGAAACTGGTTTCAGCTTTGGTAGCATTGCCTGCTATGGTTCCTGTCTTTTTCCTCCACCTTGCCTGGAGCTCTTAGTGCTGTCTCCTGTGCACACTCGGCTGGTTGTGGAACTACACTGTGAGCCTAACCACAGCTTCCAGTGCTATCAAAACACTTGCTTTTACCATGCAAATTCTCTAATCTCAGGGACAGAGTAGCCTCTTAGGCAGTGTGTGCTTCTGTGAGTCAGAGGCTGGACACAGAAAGAGGCTGGGAGTTTGTTACCTTGCCTaaccaccctgctgctgcaatCCTAGAGCATCCACACAGCCTATCAGCATCAAACAGTTCAGCTCGAAGCACTGAAGACTGACTGCTTGGTAATTTGCATGGACAGACCCTAAATGAGATGCAAGCCACAGAGGAGATGTGCAAGAAACGTTTGCTTCAGCCTCAAGTTGGCAATTGCAATGTATTCAGAACACGGGGTAACAAAATAGTAGAGTATGTTTTCCAGAAATCACTCCTGATGAGAGGCAAGACTTCATAAGGCACCAGGCCCCAAGAAGTGGGCGAGTTATTTTCTTGCTCGAGAGTAAATTGGGTGGAGCAAGACGTGGGAGGGATCGATTGGCAATCGGGGGTTGTGTTAATTAAGCCAAAGCTGCCGCTGCCTATGGAGTGCTTTGCAGCATGTCTGGACAGGAACACTCATTGCCCCGGGCGCTGGCGGCTCCGCAGTGGTGCAGTTTTTCCTGTAGGAAGATGCTTAGCTTACGATGGTTCACCCCTGGAGACGCTTCCCGCTAGGGAGAGGTTTCCCGTTAGGGCACCAAGGCACTGTGAGAAACAACACCCGGGAATCTCTCCTCCACCAGCTCGTTTGCAGTCAATACCTCGAAACCTAGTTCTGCCTTGGGAGAAGCAGGAACAGCTCTGAAAGGAAGGATTTGGAGGGATAGAAGAACTAAGCGCTGGTACAATGATGCTCACACCCAGGTGCTTATCCCTGCCTCCTAAccccaagctgtgccagctAAACCCTTTGCATCCAGGCTTTACCTCCCAAGCATCACTAAAAACAGAATCAGGATGCAATGATCATATCCCAGCCTCAGAACTGTTTTGCCATGGCAAAGATTGGGATTCTTGTTTGGAGATTGATGGGAGTGTCAGCTTTCTGATTTAATGATGAACAGTTCACAGCTGGGTGGAACACACCCATGCTCCTTATGTTAAATAAAAGAGGGTGAGTCCTGAAGAACTTAATGAATGTGCAACCCAACTTGGCCAGAACTTCAAATACATTATCAGGAGAGGAGAGACAGTGACAAAGCGGTTCAGCCTCTGCTGGGATTGCAAGTGTCTCTCGCAAGCTCTGAAACAGCTTGGTTCAGCCTCTGCTGGGATTGCAAGTGTCTCTCACAAGCTCTGAAACAGCTTGTGAAAGGAAAGGTGTGCCAGGTAATTTTCCCCACACTGTACAATTTGCATATAATGAGCAGCAAAAAGAGCTCCTGTCCTGACTGCGGCATATGGGCACTGCTGAGCTACAGCCCTGCTGAATCACTATCTGCAaatcaaaacacaaagcaaacagTCACCTGCAATAAAGGTGTGTACTGTTTGTCCTGGGCTTTTCTAAAATAGTCTGCTGCGTTGTTTGCTGATCAGCAGCTGATGCATGCAGCAGATGAACATCCCTATTATTATTTCAGAAGAACTAAAGACTGCAGCCTCGTAACCGCCCCCAGAAAGGGCAGCCACTGTCCCCAAAGAACCTGCAGTTCCAGAAATTACTCAGAAAAACACAAACCTAATCTTGTCCATACCTTGTAAATACTGAGGCTTGAAGAAATAAAGGACATCACGGCAGAGCAATtaattgaatcacagaatatgctgagttggaagggaccctcaaggatcatcaaatccaactcctggccctgcacaggacaaccgCAAGaatcacaccctgtgcctgagagcattgtccaaactcCTCTTGggcaggcttggtgctgtgaccactgccctggggagcctgttccagtgctcaaccaccctctgggtggAAAACCCATTCCTAtaatccaacctaaacctcccctaaTACAGCTTCAGAGCAGTTCTATTGGGTCCTGTcatcacagagaagagatcagtgcctgcccctctgcttcccctcctgaggaagctgcagaccATGATGAGGTCTCTTagtctcctcctctccaggctgaacagaccaagggACCTCAGGCAGTCCTCATACAGCTTCCCAACTTTGACATATCCAACTTACTGCTAGGAAGAAACCTTCTTGCAAAGGTAATGAACAGTAATCTCTGGTATACAACTGTTAATTTCAACCCCCGATTCTGCAAAACATTTCACTGGATGCTTAAATTCAGTTAACTACTAAACTACCCGACTACTCCTATTAGCACCTATTTTTGTTAGTGCTGTGCTAATTAGGGCCTAATTGCCAGTTCTACACCATCTCCAGAGACAAAGACACCAAACCCATGCCTCCACCTCAAATGCATTCCTGTGACATCAGATAATGGGTTTCTAAGAATCAGCCAGACAtcaactgaagaaaaatttggtccaagaacattttttttctgaacaataCTACTCCTTTCTTGGAAACACAAGCACTGGAGGAATCTCACCAGGCCAGAAGAATTCGTGGCACATGGAGTTTATAGTAGGGATGTGATTAGGGCGAACGTAGCAGTAATCAATGGGTGCTTCTGGCTCAGCCTTCCAGTTGAGATCATTCCTGTGTGGATTTGCCCGGATTTCTGCCAGCAGCCTGAGTTTTGGGGGCTTTGTCTCATAATCACGTCTGCCAGGAACatgaaaaggaaacacaaaaagCAAGTGAGTAACAGGAACTGCCACTGCAGCTAAATGAGTACTGTCCATGAAATATCTTCTGACATGCTCAActtaggaaataaaagaacagtCTTCCATTCACACAGGAAAACAGCCCCCAGCTCAGCAAAAGTACCCTTGTGCCAGACACCAGGACACTTTCCAGACCTGCAGCATGTCCAGATGGTCTTTCCTTACAGCATGAGCAAGGAAATCACAGTTCTGACCCAAAAGCAGGTGCAACTTGCATTGAATTGCTACAGCAATGCCTTCTCTGCCCTCGCCCCCTCTTGGAGATTCCCCTTCCCAATGCAATCCGTTTCACTACTCAGCTAAATCAAACACTATCCCTTCAGGGTTACCATGGTGCACTGGGTTGTACTTTGAGGAGGAGTGAGGAGCACTGCCCAAGAAAGGTGTCCTCTCCGTGGGCTGGCGGTGCACAAGCCAAGAGCAAGCTCAGACCCTCTGTACCTGATGTAAGGTTTAAGGACACGGGAGGTGTAAGGGCTGACAATACTGTGGTCTGTCAGCAGGTCTTCTGAGCCTACCAGGCGGTACAGAAACTTGGTTGTCTGCTGGCGATATCCCTTTGTGGCAGGCAGCATTGTCTGGATGCACAAAAAAATGCACAACAATTGCAGGAAGGTCAGTCAGAGATTCAACAAGGGGATCATATGGAGGGAGAGTAAGGGCCTTTCAAGTGAGACAGGGTGGACTGGACCACAGTGGTCCCACCTCTGGACTCTGCTGGGCGCTTCCAAATTTGATGCCCAAATCTAAAAGTGCTGCAAGTCATCTCCCTCATACACACCCGCCTGTTTGGGTACTCCCAGGCCTCCACCACCAGCAtttgggcagggctggagtACAAATACATCGACATTTGTGGTGCTGACAGTGACAGACAGCAGTGCTGAACCAGCATGTCCCAAGAAGAAAGGGACTTAGGAGAGCATtggtggggacacagccccaggccaAAATGAGTCTTGTTCACATAATCCTTTTTACTTTAGGAGTCAGATAACCTCAGTGTGACACTGCTGGCGGCAGCAAAAGTGCCAAAAGCTAACTTAGATTTGGGAACACCCACCTGGTATCTGTCCAAGATTCTGAAGTCCTGGCTAGTAGTTCTGTATGTTGCTTGCCCTACTGGGGACCTGGAGACACCGCCTTCTTTGGCTCCATAAATCCCATCAACCAGGAGCAGCGCAGCATTCACAACCTGGTCCAAGTCAAAGAGTGGGAGTCCTCTTTCCCTCTTGGCCTGCCTGACCAGCAGCTTGCGCCTCAGCCTCCGGGCCTCTGGGGTCATGCTCAGAGCATTGGGACAGGCTTCCAgtctcttcagcagcagcttttcctcataGATGCTAACTGAGGTGTGCTTGGGAATTCTGGGTTTAGCATCCTTCTCCAGCTGTAACTTTCCCTTGTCTCGTCCTCTCACCTGCAAGGGTGTGTTTGATTCTTCAGGATCTTCACTGTCACCTTCCATCcgttctgttttttcttcttcactctCCACCTCTTGCTTGATTTGCTCAGCTgtcttcactttttttctgcttgctaTCATGGTGCCAGCACCAGCTACCCCACTGGGAGGGGGCACATACTCTATTCCTGGGTCTATGACTCCATCTCCTTCCATCTCCTCATCATCTGTGGCACAGATCAAAATAAtccagagggaaagaaaaaatagtttaaacaTCAAAGTTACATTTCAAAAATGCTTGTCACAGCATTTTTCTGCTAAGGAACCACTAATGTGGGTTTACCCAACACACTTCATTTTCTATGTACTCCCAGATTTCCTGATTTTGCATGGGAGATGCTGAAAAGAGTCCAATTTCAGGACACAGAATCAATCCTGCTCCTAAAGTGCCTTGTAGTTTGGCATCGGGAAACAGTGCCCCTCCTGAGCTGCAAGCACATGTTCTTTGAGGAACATTAAGCTgctgaaaattcccaaagacTGGGGATCAAAAGGTCAGATCAAGCTGGTGAGCTGTATCTTCAGCTAGAATACCCTGGAGAGGTTCTGTCCTCTACAGAACCTCACTATTCTTCCTGTCACCCAGAAGACTGGCTCCTTAAGGAGCTAAGAGAATTCAGCCTGCAACGCTGCTTTGCAATCTCACTGAAATTTAGCATCCATTAATCAGCACAATCATACTTATAAAATACTGGGACATTACCATGGGAATAAAATTTCTCCCACAAAAAACATCTGACAAAAACTAGACCTGCCATGTAACAATGTCATCTGTGTCATAAATGCTTATGCTGAGTGGTCCAGCAGTTGCTGTGTGAAGTCTACCCACTGTTTATTCAGGATCTCTCAGAAAACAATAATGGGGGTTTCTTCTGGCCTCAGAAGATGATGATAAAACTATGGAAAACCAGTCAATTCTCACACTCAACTAAGACAACAGAATACTGCCAGTTACTTTCCATCTTATCCTGAAAGGATCCTGCAGCTCATAGGGAgcttcttttttaagaaatattctCAGAAAACTGCACACGGTTCATCACTAAACAAAACCCATGGTGGCTCTTACCATGGAACAGTGCCTGTGGTGGCATGACATCTGGGATGAGATCTGCTTCCGAGAGCAGGCTGGGAGTGGCCGAGTGCGAGGCGGGAGTGCCGGGAGCAGAGAAGTCCAGGGACGGGGACGGAGAGGGGCTGGTCAGAGGCGTGCGGTCGGATGAGCTCAGGGAGGAGAAGTCGATGACCTCTCCTTTCTCCAGGACGATGTCAGGCCGGCGGCAGCGGCTGCTGAACTTGACAGGAGTGGAGGAAGTGCTGCGGTCCAGGAACCCGGCTGCCTCCTTCTGGGCTCTCCGAATGTCCTTGGCTTCCTGAGTGCGGGACctcttctccttcagctccaTGGCTGACTCGACTGGGTTGCGGCTCACCCGCTTCCGAAGGCCTTCCACAGTAATGATGGGATCCAGCGGGGGCTTGGAAGCTGCTGAAGAAGGAGTTTGCTTATTCTGAGCTCCTCCAGTCACTGGATTCACACTATGCAGTCAAAAAACACACTGACTACAAAGCTCAAAAGATAGGGCTTTCATTGTGTATGAGAAATTCACTCTGGGACATGTAGCATTAAGCCAGTGTACGACTAAAGCCTCATTAAAGCCCAAATTTTGTTCCTCCACACAGAGGAAAATTTGAATCTAATGACAAAAGATAAAAGACATTCCCCAGGGTAAAGAGAAGTGGGAAGATTGTGGATTTCagctaaaaaaaacaaacaaccaaaaccactCTGCACAGGCCTCAAAACTCTATAAATCAGCACAATggaaaaagataataaaatataacaGGCTTCTCACACTACAGTATATGCATCATAGTTCTCTTCAGCCAACCATTATACAGTGGATCAAAACTAAGGGACTGTACATGCACACAAACTGGCTTTAGCTGAACTTTTCTCATGCTTTTCTCCCAGCTCTGGGCCAGTGCAGTTACCTTTTGCCTTCAGTGCAGATGATGACAGTTTCTCTCCTTCAGGTTTCATTGTTGGGGGTTTGTTATGAACCAGCTTCCACCATCCCGGTTCTCCAAATTCCTGTGCCCCTGAGCGGAAAAACAAGGGGCTCCCCACAGAGAGACAGCCAGCAACTGTGCTCCACCATGTTGAGGTCTTTTTCCTGTggtgggagaaagaaaaacaagagttAGGTCTCCACTCACCAGCTGTGCTTCCATCCTGAACAGATGTTCAGGATGTTTCTGCCAGTGGCActggcacacacacactgaactaCTCCTGAAGCACTTTTCTGGCCCCTTGGAGGTAGGGAGCTGCATTTAAGCCTTTCCCTCTGCTGGGCAGTGCACTCTTACTGGGCATCTGAGCATTTTTTGTTCCTTTAGCAACTGGTCACAGGGCTAACTAAGATGTCACTTAGGAAAGAGGTGAGAAGAAATACTGAAGAATTGTCCTTGTAGCCAATAACTGAGGTACTCCCTCAGACTCTGGGACAGTCAGGTTCATGGTGCAGAGTCTAACCTCAGTTGCTCAGAATCTCAGGATTTCTTCTTGTCTTTGCACACCCCCACGGGCAGGAACATCTGTACTTGCTAAGGCTTGGCTGAGTTGGTGCTCACTGCTGCCCTTACACACCTTGGGGTACTGAATCTCAAAGGTGGGGGACCAAACCCAGCTGCCGCAGCTCAAAGTCTGGAGTATTAAGAGTAAATCTGGATAAGCTGCACTTCAATATGACAAGGAAGAAGATCATTGCACGGCTTGTACTGCTACACACATGATTCAGCTGTCTCTGTTCCATCAGTGGCTTGTCCAGGCAAGTGGGAAGGCTGTGTCTGAGGCCAGGAATCACTCTCTGAATTTCAGTCAGAGCAAGGAGTTCCCAGGGCAAGTCtcaaaaggcagcagcaaacCCTGGGAGGCATCGGCTCCCTGAATGAGGGACAATGGGCCACCAGCTGCCCTCCTGTCAGGGTCCCTGTGGCTTCCAGAGATGACAAAT is part of the Poecile atricapillus isolate bPoeAtr1 chromosome 3, bPoeAtr1.hap1, whole genome shotgun sequence genome and encodes:
- the KAT14 gene encoding cysteine-rich protein 2-binding protein isoform X2, whose product is MANNVHMSGLLSRHDDEATRTSTSEGLEEGEVEGETLLIVESEDQASVDLSHDQSGDSLNSDEGEASWMEEMSYYCEKCQKWIPASQLREQLSYLKGDNFFRFTCSDCSEDGKEQFERLRLTWQQVVMLAMYNLSLEGTGRQGYFRWKEDICAFIEKHWTFLLGNRKKTSTWWSTVAGCLSVGSPLFFRSGAQEFGEPGWWKLVHNKPPTMKPEGEKLSSSALKAKASKPPLDPIITVEGLRKRVSRNPVESAMELKEKRSRTQEAKDIRRAQKEAAGFLDRSTSSTPVKFSSRCRRPDIVLEKGEVIDFSSLSSSDRTPLTSPSPSPSLDFSAPGTPASHSATPSLLSEADLIPDVMPPQALFHDDEEMEGDGVIDPGIEYVPPPSGVAGAGTMIASRKKVKTAEQIKQEVESEEEKTERMEGDSEDPEESNTPLQVRGRDKGKLQLEKDAKPRIPKHTSVSIYEEKLLLKRLEACPNALSMTPEARRLRRKLLVRQAKRERGLPLFDLDQVVNAALLLVDGIYGAKEGGVSRSPVGQATYRTTSQDFRILDRYQTMLPATKGYRQQTTKFLYRLVGSEDLLTDHSIVSPYTSRVLKPYIRRDYETKPPKLRLLAEIRANPHRNDLNWKAEPEAPIDYCYVRPNHIPTINSMCHEFFWPGIDLSECLQYPDFSVVVLYKKVIIAFGFMVPDVKYNEAYISFLLVHPEWRRAGIATFMIYHLIQTCMGKDVTLHVSASNPAMLLYQKFGFKTEEYILDFYDKYYPLDSKECKHAFFLRLRR
- the KAT14 gene encoding cysteine-rich protein 2-binding protein isoform X3, with the protein product MANNVHMSGLLSRHDDEATRTSTSEGLEEGEVEGETLLIVESEDQASVDLSHDQSGDSLNSDEGEASWMEEMSYYCEKCQKWIPASQLREQLSYLKGDNFFRFTCSDCSEDGKEQFERLRLTWQQVVMLAMYNLSLEGTGRQGYFRWKEDICAFIEKHWTFLLGNRKKTSTWWSTVAGCLSVGSPLFFRSGAQEFGEPGWWKLVHNKPPTMKPEGEKLSSSALKAKAASKPPLDPIITVEGLRKRVSRNPVESAMELKEKRSRTQEAKDIRRAQKEAAGFLDRSTSSTPVKFSSRCRRPDIVLEKGEVIDFSSLSSSDRTPLTSPSPSPSLDFSAPGTPASHSATPSLLSEADLIPDVMPPQALFHDDEEMEGDGVIDPGIEYVPPPSGVAGAGTMIASRKKVKTAEQIKQEVESEEEKTERMEGDSEDPEESNTPLQVRGRDKGKLQLEKDAKPRIPKHTSVSIYEEKLLLKRLEACPNALSMTPEARRLRRKLLVRQAKRERGLPLFDLDQVVNAALLLVDGIYGAKEGGVSRSPVGQATYRTTSQDFRILDRYQTMLPATKGYRQQTTKFLYRLVGSEDLLTDHSIVSPYTSRVLKPYIRYRGSELALGLCTASPRRGHLSWAVLLTPPQSTTQCTMT
- the KAT14 gene encoding cysteine-rich protein 2-binding protein isoform X1, whose amino-acid sequence is MANNVHMSGLLSRHDDEATRTSTSEGLEEGEVEGETLLIVESEDQASVDLSHDQSGDSLNSDEGEASWMEEMSYYCEKCQKWIPASQLREQLSYLKGDNFFRFTCSDCSEDGKEQFERLRLTWQQVVMLAMYNLSLEGTGRQGYFRWKEDICAFIEKHWTFLLGNRKKTSTWWSTVAGCLSVGSPLFFRSGAQEFGEPGWWKLVHNKPPTMKPEGEKLSSSALKAKAASKPPLDPIITVEGLRKRVSRNPVESAMELKEKRSRTQEAKDIRRAQKEAAGFLDRSTSSTPVKFSSRCRRPDIVLEKGEVIDFSSLSSSDRTPLTSPSPSPSLDFSAPGTPASHSATPSLLSEADLIPDVMPPQALFHDDEEMEGDGVIDPGIEYVPPPSGVAGAGTMIASRKKVKTAEQIKQEVESEEEKTERMEGDSEDPEESNTPLQVRGRDKGKLQLEKDAKPRIPKHTSVSIYEEKLLLKRLEACPNALSMTPEARRLRRKLLVRQAKRERGLPLFDLDQVVNAALLLVDGIYGAKEGGVSRSPVGQATYRTTSQDFRILDRYQTMLPATKGYRQQTTKFLYRLVGSEDLLTDHSIVSPYTSRVLKPYIRRDYETKPPKLRLLAEIRANPHRNDLNWKAEPEAPIDYCYVRPNHIPTINSMCHEFFWPGIDLSECLQYPDFSVVVLYKKVIIAFGFMVPDVKYNEAYISFLLVHPEWRRAGIATFMIYHLIQTCMGKDVTLHVSASNPAMLLYQKFGFKTEEYILDFYDKYYPLDSKECKHAFFLRLRR